A segment of the Asinibacterium sp. OR53 genome:
GATTCGGTGGCATTCCTGTTCACCGCTATTTCTTCGGGCAGGCAACCGGCCAGTGTTGCCAGCTTTTGGCGCAGCGGCTCCCTTCCCTGGTCCAGTATCCGCCACATATAATAAGAGGGGCCTTCATTGGACAATCGGTTGAAGCGTTCCACCGCTTCCTGTACCACACGCGGAGCGGGACTCACCCCCCCATTATTGAGATTCACCAGGTTGGGATTTACAGTGAAAGATTGTTGTATCACTGACCAGTAGTCTTCATCAGTTGCCACAGTCTCCGGACTAAGACCTGCTACCTTTTGTGCAGCCTGCTTCCATTCTGCCGCATGCAACTGGTTAAAAAGGCTATTGGCAGAGAATGCCCCCGCCATCAGGCCAAGCTGCCCGATGAATTTCCTGCGCTGGTTCATACCCATGAAGTTTAGTGAGAAAGTTAATGATAATTTGTTGTTTTAACCTTTCCGCCTGTAAAACAGGTATGAATACTCAATTTGACTACGCCGCCTACTTGTAGTTTTATCAATCGATCCACAAAATCATTCACGCGAAATGTTACCGATTTGGTAACATTTCATATATTTGCTTCAACTGGTTATGAGAGTTATTGCCGTTAAAACACTCAAAGCTTTTTATTCAAAGTTTCCTGATGCCAAGCAGGGATTATTATCATGGTATGAGGAAGCAGAGCTAGCCAACTGGGATCATCCCAATGAATTAAAAGCAGTGTATTGCAATGCATCTATTCTGAATAAAAAAAGAGTGATATTCAATATTTGTGGCAATAAGTACCGTTTGATTGTTGATGTAGAATATCGTTTAAAGATCGTATTCATTGTGTGGGTGGGTACGCATAAACAATATGATAAAATTGATGCCCAAAAAATCGATTATGCTAAAACCAATAAAAAATGAAAGACAATATGAAGATGCGCTGGCTCGTACTTACGCACTATTGCAAAAAGAATTGAAAGCCAATTCAAAAGAGTCAGACGAATTAGAGATATTGTCTATCCTGATCAAATCGTATGAGAATGAACATCATGCGATGCCTACGCCCAACCCATTGGAAGCCATCAAATTCAGGCTCGAGCAATTGGGCATGTCAGAAGCTCAATTATCTGAAGTATTGGGCTACCGCTCCCGGAAATCAGAAATCCTGTCCGGCAAAAGAAAACTCAGTTTGGCTATGATACGGAAGCTGAACGAGGCACTTCATATTCCCGCCGAAGTGTTAATACAGGCTTATTAAACGCCCATAACCTGGTTTGTGTGTATCTTTGCATCAGAATACAGTTGTTATGAAAACGAAGGGATGGGTACTGGCGGTATGTTTGGTATTGTTGCTGTTGAATGCAGGATATTTACAGGCGCAGTGTTCCATTTGTACCAAAACCGCTTCTCAAATGGGCGAAGGTCCGGCCAAAGCCCTCAATTCTGCCATTATTTATTTAGCAGCAGCCCCGCTGCTCATCATGGGTTATATAGGCATGCGCTGGTGGAAGAACGAGAAAAATATGCATAAATAATGCATGGTCACTGACCGGCTTTTAATACAATCCGCGGTAGATATCTATATACTTTCGAGCCGTATTTTGCCAGTTGAAAGAATAGGCCCTTGCTTTCAGTCTTTCTACCAGGTCCATATCTGTTGAATAAACAGTCATCCCCCTTTGCAGGACTTCCCGCATATTCTCCGGATCAAAATCATTGAAATAAAAAGCATCTTCTCCTCCTATCTCGGGTAAAGAAGTCTGTGTTGATAAAAACACCGGCTTGCCAAACGCCATGGCTTCTATCACCGGTAAGCCGAATCCTTCTGCCAGTGATGGAAATACAAATGCTTCACAATGCTGGTAATACCAATATTTTTCTGCTTCTGTTACCGGCCCTGTAAAATGTACCCTGCTTAGTACACCAGCCTTCTGCGCAGCTGCTATAATCTCCTTTTTATATGCTTCATTCTGCACAATGCCCGCAATAACTAAATGGTTGTTGTTATTCACCAGCAGCGCCGGCAATACATGAAAATTCTTTTTTACCACAATTGTTCCTATGGTAAACAAAAACGGGCTGCCAGGTTGCACAAGTGGGGCAGCAGGCAAAATATCCGCATTGATATTGCATCCGTTATAAATAACCGTTGCCGGTTTGTTATTCAATCGAACATGAGCATACAAATCATCCAGCACAAATTGCGAAATGGCTGCAATATGATCTGCCCGGTCTATTTTATGCTGCAACGCTTGCAGGTAAGTTTTCCTTTTTGCAGCAGATTTAAAGTCTCCTTTTAAAAAATTCAAATCATGTACCGTTAATACAATAGGTATCTTCCTGTTAGCAGGAAAATATTGACTGCCTTGGTGCGTTGCATGCCACACATTGTATCTGCCGGTAGCGGGCAATATCCATTTATGCACAGCATGCTGGTATATATATTGCGCGTGACTGCCAAAAACAGGCCCGCATTTACGAGGCATGAAAAAAGAAATCGCTTCCTCCACAGTTTCTTTCAGCAACGAGCGACCCAATTGCAAACAGAAATGGTATAACCCCGTATGAGGGTATTTCATTCTTTCGCAATCGAGTATGATCTTATGCATGGGTCGGGTGTAAATTATTTGATCTTGTAAAACATTTTCAGGCAAAACAGCCATCGCCTGAGTTGGTTTCGCCGTTTATACGCCAGTATCCTGCGATTGTATCGAAAAAATAAGATCATTCTTTTGAAATTGTTCATCAACGAAAAATCCTGATACGACTGCATCACATCAGCCAGCATCTTTTTTTCATTCACCAGCGACTCGGGACATTTCTCATACTGCAATCGCATCCGTTCCCTGATTTGCGCCAGTTCTGTTTCTTTACCAGGCTTTTTCTTTTTCGCCGGCACCGGCTCTCCTTCCGCCTTCACTTTTGCTGCACCAAACACATTGGCATTGTGCTGCCGGTATTGTACCAGCACCTTATCTACGAATTTGATTTTGCCTGTCAATGTAGCCACAAACCCAAGCCAATGATCGTGCGGTATCATAGGTGCCAATGGAACCGACGCTCTTACCAGGCTTCTCCTGATGATCATCGCATGTCCCGGCGCCGAATTGCCCACCAGAAAACTCAGGCAATCATCAAAATCGCCCAACCTTTTAATATCCGATAATTTTTTCCCTGTCAGGTTGCCATTATAATCGATCAGTTCGGAATTGCAGTATACAACCGGGTGATCGCCTATTTCCTGCATCAGCAGGCTCAGCTTTTGCTTATCCCAAATATCATCCTGATCACTGAGCGCCAGGAAATCACCGGCCGCCAACAGCATGCCTTTTTCAAAATTGCGTACATAGCCGATGTTCTGTTCGTTGAAGAACAACCTGATATTGTTGAACCGTTCTGCATATTGCTTCAGCAGGTTCGCCGTACCATCTGTTGATCCATCATCTACGATGATCAATTCCAGGTTAGGATAAGTTTGTTCCAGGATGCTGTTGAGTTGTGCACCTATGAATCGTTCTCCATTATAAGTGGCCATCACTACCGATATCAATGGTAATTCTGCTGCAGGATTCATGTACTATTTACAGGTATTGCTGAACGAAAGTAAATAAATTAAACCCAGGTTCTTCCAAAGCCCTCGTAATCGATCGCTTCATTTCTTCTTTGTCAATGGATGCCATTCTGTGTTTTTGGATGAGCCGGTAAGCCCTTTCAGTAAATAACCACGATTTTCTTTCCAGTAAACGTGCTGTATGTTGATGCGCCACGATGGCTTCCATCAGGGTATCTATACCTTCTTTCTGCGAAGCGATTGTTTTGATCACAGGCACCTGCCATGCGCGCTGCTGAAATGCAGGCGCCAGCATTTGTTTCAGGTTTTTCACAAACAGATCGGCATCCGGCCTGTCGCTTTTATTTACCACAAATACATCTGCAATTTCCATAAGTCCTGCTTTCATAGTCTGTACTTCATCTCCCGCCTCAGGCACCACTACTACTACTGTTGTATCGGCCAGTCCCGCTACTTCAATCTCGCTTTGCCCAACGCCCACAGTTTCAACAATGATCTCATCAAACCCCGCGGCCTGCATCAATGCAGTGATCTCGATCATTTGCGGATGCAAACCACCCAGTGCCCCCCTTGAAGCAAGCGAACGGATAAAAACATGCGGGTGCTGGTACCATTCACTCATGCGAATCCTGTCGCCCAACAATGCACCCAGGTTAAAGGGGGAAGATGGATCAACGCAAAGCACACCCACTTTTTTCCCTTGCGCCACCCAGGCGCCGATAAGGGCATCTACCAGCGTACTTTTCCCGGCCCCGGGAGGGCCTGTAATACCTGTTATGGCAGTTTTTCCGGAAGGCAACCGGCTCAGGAACGTCTCGTAACCACTCACCGCATTTTCCACCAGGGAAATACTTCTGGCAAGTGCTTTAAAGTCGCCCTGGCCTACCCCTTTTATAAACTGCTCCCACATAGTTCTAAATATAGACCTATTATTTCAACAACCGGTAATTCCTGAAATCAAACAGCCTGATGCCGGTGATTCGTTCAAAATAATAAAGGAACCTGTCTTTCAATGAAAATTGCTTCCTGGTAATATCCAGTTCTACCTGCCAGTTCTTGCGCGCGATCCTGTCTTTCATCACCGCCGGATGGGTATCCGAAAAGCGTTGTAACGAATCGAATTCATTGAAATCATAAAAGTCAGGGCTCGTAATCACCGATCGTATGTTGGCATTGCTATCCCAATACTGGCTGATCTCTTTTTGCTTCTTCATCATTTGCTCAGGACTCTTTACCCAGCCATAGTGATAGATATAAGCATCTGCCGGTTTCACCCACAATTTCCTTTCACCTACGCGAAACCCCTGCGCATCTTTATATGCGGCGATCTTTTTATCATTCCGGATGATACGTACTTCGTGATCGTACCATTTACGGCTATCGCCCACATAATCATAGGTTCCATAAAAATGGAGGTATTTGAAGAGCAATCCTTCTACTTTTTTATCATCTTTATATCGTATACAGGCTTCTTTAATAGCGGGATGATATTTTTCATGCACTACTTCATCGCCCTGGATATAAAAAGCCCAATCACTTTCGGGATCAATCAATTGAAAAGCCTTGTTAGTTTCAACCGCCAGTACCGACCCGCCACTGCGCAATCCGGAATCCCAGACCGACCGGTGTATGCGGATCTTGGGGTCGTTGATCGACTGCATCAGTCCCAATGTATCATCGGAAGAATCTCCTACCAATACGATCATTTCATCCACTACCGGCAGAATAGAGCGAATCGCTTCTACAATGGGATAGTCATTCATCACAGCATTGCGAATGATCGTAAAACCTGAAATTTTCATAATCCAAAATTGTCACGGCAAAGAAAGGCTTTAATTTTGACCTGTAACATACTCGCTTATGCCAACAACCCTCTGCTTCGATTTTGGAAATACCCGCCTCAAATCTGCCGTATTTGAAAACGATGTGATCAAAGAAGTGGTTGTATTGGAAAACGATACCCCCGATGCCATTCGCCCGCTGGTAGAAAAATACAAACCTTCCCGATCGATCCTTTCTTCTGTGATCAGGCATAACGTTGAAACGGAAACTTTCCTGGCAGCACATACACAATTTCACAAGCTCGGCCACCATAGTCAATTACCCTTCACCTCACCGGTAGGCAAGCCCGAGACCATTGGGGCCGACAGACTGGCCATTTGTGCAGCGGCTGTTAAGCTGTTCCCGCACCAGCACAACCTGGCCATCGGGTTGGGCTCCTGCATCACCTATAATTATATCAGTCCTGTTCATGAATTCCTGGGGGGCAGTATCTCTCCCGGCCTCAATATGCGTTTCAGGGCCATGCACGAACAAACCGCCCTGCTGCCCCTGGTGAGCCCTGAAAACAGGTTCCCGCTGATAGGTTATGATACCAAAACCAATATTTTGAGCGGTGTGATACTGGGAATGGCCAAAGAAATAGATGGAATAATTGATGCTTATGCATTGAAATACAGCAACTTTAACGTGCTGTTAACCGGGGGGGATATGGGTTTTTTTGTCTCACATCTAAAAAACAGGATATTTGCCGACCCTTATTTAATCTTTAAAGGCCTCTATGCGATCAGTGAGTACAACAGTGGCCAGGCTTTGCCTGGCTCTATTAGTAACCGGAACCACCCTGCTTAGTGCTGTTGCACAAGAGAATTCTCCCTTTGCACGTTACGGACTTGGTAATATTTATAGCGGATCCAATGTGGTGAGCCGCTCCATGGGTGGACTGGGTGTTGCCTATGCAGATGGCCTGAACAATAATGTGGGGCAATCCGTCAACTTCAGCAACCCCGCTACTTACGGGAACCTGTACATGACTTCTTTTGACCTGGGGCTGATGATCGATTCCCGCACGTTGCGCAGCAATAATCCTTCGGGCCATTTCCAGTCGAACTATTTCATCCCTACTTATGTGGTGGTGGGAATGCCCCTGAACCGTAAAAAAGGATGGGGACTGGCTTTTGGCCTACGGCCTGTTACCAGAATCAGCTATTCTGTACACACTTTTGAACAGATCGGTACCGACAGCCTGGCCAATGTGTATGAAGGCTCGGGTGGGTTGAACCAGCTCTTTGTGGGATTGGGGAAAAAATGGAAATCGCTCAATATCGGTTTCAATGCAGGCTATCATTTCGGAAACAAGGATATTTCTACTAAAAAAGCTTTCGTGAACGACACGGTTTTCCATTACCAGTCGAAATCCTTTGCCAATACGCATTTCAACGGCCTCTTCTTTGATGCAGGCATGCAGTATGAGATAAAACTCAGCAAGAAAGAATTTAAAGAAAAAAAATCGACCGATCAATACGCGCTCCGTTTGGGGGCCACTGCCAGCCTGAAGCAGCAATTATCTGCCTCGCAGGATGTCGGCCGCCAGACCTATACGCAAACTTCCAATGGTGAAGTGACCATCGACAGCATCTATGAAATAAAAAATACCAAAGGCAAAATAACCCTGCCATTCAGTTATGCAGGCGGTATCACTTTTCATAAAACCACTACAGGTGTAAGAGGTGCATTCGAAATGTGGTCGATCGGTGCGGAATATGCTGTTACACAATGGACCCAATACCGTTTTTATGGACAACCCGATCCACTGGTGAATAGCTGGCAGATGAAAGTGGGTGGCCAATTCTGTCCGAATCCCATCAACGGAAAAAACTACTGGAGCAATGTCAATTACCGTGCAGGGGTTTACTACGGCAAGGATTACGTGAACCCCGATGGCAATGGGTTGAAACAATTCGGTGTCTCCCTTGGCGCGGGCCTGCCGGTAAAAAAATGGCGCTCTTACGACTACCAGTTCACGACAATCAACACTGCCTTCGAGTTTGGCAAACGCGGGTCCAGTGTTAACAATATCACAGAAAATTATTTTCAGTTATCTTTCGGACTTAGTTTGAGCGACATTTGGTTCCAGAAACGCAAGTATGATTAATCGCAGGATACATAAAAAACTAATTACAGCAGCCGTGATCACCGGCTGCTTTTTTATGTTTGCCTGCGAAAATGATGTGAATGAAGTGAGAGCGTTGGGTAAGAGAAAGCCTGGTGTTGATGAAGGAAGCAAAATTGAAAGTTACCTGAGTGTAGGAGGCCACATGCGGGCCAAGCTTACTGCACCTGTGATGCTGAGTTTCCAGGGCGATAGCGCACGCAAAGCCGAATTCCCTAAAACGCTGCACGTTGATTTTTATAATGACAGCCTGGTAATCGAAAGCCAGCTCGGCGCCAAATACGGGCGCTACCTTGAAGGAGAAAGCAAAGTATTTCTGAAAGACAGTGTGGTAGCGTTCAATATCAAAGGAGATACACTGTTTGCCAAAGAACTTTACTGGGACCAGTCCCTCGGCCAGTTCCATACCGATAAAGAAGTGACCATCAGTCAACGTACCCCCCGCCAAAAACTGATCGGACTGAAAGGCATCCGCTGCAACCAGGATTTATCGAACATTACATTGTTCGACCTCAAGCCCGGCAGCTTTTTCATTGTTCCCGACAGCACTTCTACGGCTAAAGACACAAGTAAAACTGTAATAAAGTAAATTGCGAATGGATGAGTTCAAAGAACGTCATCCTGAGTGAGCGAAGCGAATCGAAGGACCTACCGAACATTCAGGCAGATCCCTCGACTGCGCTCAGGATAACGACCAACAAACACTCAGGATGACGCGTCAATCAATTATTAAATCAAAAATAGAAAAGTATGGAATATCGCAGGATGGGCAAGACCGGCCTTCAACTCAGCATACTCAGTTACGGAAGCTGGGTAACCTTTCACAAGCAAATCAACGATGGCATTGCCGATGAATTGATGGGACTTGCTTACGACGCCGGCATTAATTTTTTCGACAATGCAGAAGCGTATGCATTAGGCGAAAGTGAGCAAATGATGGGCCGGGTATTGAAGAAAAAAAACTGGGACCGCACCTCCTATACCCTTTCTTCCAAAGCGTATTTCGGCTGGAGAGGTAAACAAAACAAGCCCAACCAGACCGGCCTCAGCCGCAAACACCTGGTAGAAGCCTGCCATGAAGCCTTGCAACGGCTGCAGACAGACTACCTGGATATTTATTTCTGCCACCGTCCCGATCCCGCCGTACCTATTGAAGAAGTGGTATGGACCATGCATAACCTGATACAGCAGGGCAAAGTGTTGTATTGGGGCACCAGCCAGTGGAGCGGTGCAGAGATCATGGAAGCCCATCGCGCAGCGCAACAGTATCACCTCATCGCTCCTACGGTTGAGCAACCGCAATACAATATGTTCGAACGTTTTAAGATGGAGCAGGATTACTTGCCGGTATTCAGGAACGTTGGACTGGGTACTACCATCTGGAGTCCGCTCGCCGCCGGTTTCCTTACAGGCAAATACAACAATGGTATTCCGGAAGGATCGAGACTGGCATTGGAAGGATTCGACTGGTTAAAAGACCGCTGGGTGCAGGAAGCCAAAATAGAAAAGGCGAAGCAATTACTACTCCTGGCCAACGAACTAGGTGTATCCCTTGCCAGTCTGGCCATTGCCTGGACCATTCACAACCCGCATGTAACCACTGCTATCCTGGGCGCTACAAAAGCATCGCAACTGGAAGAAAATTTGAAAGCACTGGACGCTTTGCCACTGCTTACTGCAGAAGTAATGGAGCGGATTGAAAAAATATTACAGAACAAGCCGGTGATGGATCTTTCCTGAGACGATTAAACACTGATCACAACATGAGATTCTTTATCCTGTGCATACTTACCTGTTCCCTGTCGCTTGTCCATGCGCAGCATTTTCAACAGGCGTTATCATTGTTAACTGAGAATAAAAGAACCGAAGCCAAAGCAGCGCTTACTCCCTTCATCAATAATCCATCTGAATCGCAGCAGGCATTGCTTTCACTGACACTGTTGGAATTGAACAACTCGCATTTCGATGAGGCCCTTGCCTATTTCAATCGTTATGTTCAGCAGAGCAACAATCCTTATCCTTATATCTATGCACTTTGGAGCACCGGTATTTTTTCTGCCACCACGCCTAAGTCGGAACCACTGTTAGACAGTTTCATGAATAAGATAGCCGGTGATGAAAAAGCACCGCTGGCCATGAGAGCTATGGCTTATGATAATATGGCGCAGCGGATCGAGAACGGTCCGAAGTTCAAAGAGGCCCTGGCGCTTTACAACCGCATCGGAGATATCCGTAACTGGTCTTCTGTAGGTGTATTCGAAAATATTTCGGCAAGTGGTTTCAATAAAGATTTCGGTGTACTGACCCATCCCGAGCCAGGCTATGTTTTTAAGAACAGTACCGGCGCCGATGTAAGCTGGTTCACGATTCCCGATGCCCGGAACGACCGCTGGCTCGATCTTACTTTTCATTACGATGTATCCAATGCCATTATCTATTCACAAACATTCCTTCAATCCGATGCCGATAAGGATGTAAAAATGCTGTTGGGTGTTTCAGGATCGGTGAAAGTATGGATCAATGATTTCCTGGTATTGAGTGAAGAGGAGGAACGCAATACCGACCTGGATGTTTATACCGCTGCCGTAAAACTGCAAAAAGGCGTGAACCGTATACTGATCCAGTCGGGCTCGAGCGAGATCGACAAATCGAATTTCCTGCTCAGGTTTGCCGATATGAACGATCATCTGCTCACCAATTTCACTTCCACTGCTGCATACAGTCCTTATCAGAAAGCCCTTCCGTATAAAGTTGAACGCTATCCGTTCTTTGCAGAAGCCTATTTCCAGCAACTCACTGCCGGCAAGGCCAACGATCTGCTCAACGCACTCATGCTGGCTTATACCTACAAACACAACGACGCCCGTTTTGAAGCCGCCGGCATCAACAGCAAACTCAAACAGCAATTTCCACGCAGCACCATTGTTTCTGAATTGATGACCGAAGCATATAGCCGCGACAACAACAATACCGATCTCACCCGCGAATTGGAATTCATCAAATCGAACGACTCGCTGAGTCTTTATGGCCTCATGCTCAATTACAGTGAAGCATTCAACAAGGAAGAATACGACGAAGCCAGGAGATTGCTGAACAAACGGATTGAAATTTATGGCGATAATGAAGACACCGAGTACAAGCAACTGGAATTGCTGGTAAAAAGAAGCGATATCGAAGGACTGATCAAAGAACTGGAAAAAGCCTATCAGCGCTATCCCGACAATGTTTCATTCGCCAACATGAAATACAACCTCGAGGCCAATGTGAACAAAGACAAGAGTAAAGCCGATACAGTGCTTGAAACTTTCCTGAACAACCATTATAACGAACAACTGCTTGACATACTGGTGAATGATAAGATGGCCCTTGGCAAAAAAGAAGAAGCCATGCAAATGCTCGCTGCAGTGGTTGAAAAAAAACCTTATGCCATCAAACAATACACCCGTATTGCCGATAAGTATTTTGAATTGCAGGACTATGCAAAAGCCGCGCAGTGGGAACAGAAAGCCATTGCCAGGGCTCCGTTCGCAGGCGAATTCCATCACAACCTCGGCCTCATACAAAGCGCTGCCGGCAAGAACGCAGATGCTATTGGTTCGCTGACCAAAGCCATCCAGTATAACCCCAGTAATTATGCGGCCAGGCGCAAACTGAATGAACTCCAGGGTAAGAAAGACCTGTTTGCCAATTTCAAGGAAACCGATATACAGGCGTTGTATAAAGCTGCACCCAAAGCCGATGCTTATCCGAACGACAACAGCATTTACCTGCTCAGGGATTTGCAGGAAGTGATCTATGCAGAGAATGGCGCTTCTGAAGAAAAATACCAATACCTCGTTAAGATATTCAACCAGGCCGGTATCGACGCCTGGAAAGAGATCAGCATCCCATACAATGGCTATACACAACGGCTCATCATCCTCAAAGCCGATATCCTCAAAAAAGACGGAAGCCGTGTGCAGGCAGAAAGGAGAGACAATGAGGTGGTGTTCTCTTCACTGGAAACAGGTGATGCTGTTTACATCAGCTATAAATTGGAAAATGCATTCTCCGGTAAACTGGCAGAGCATTTCTGGCAAGAATTTACTTTCAACAGCGGCTATCCCGTAAAGCAGGCATCTTTCAGCATGATCGTTCCGGCCGGTCGCCAGTTTCATTATAAACTGTACAACAGTTCTATTGAGCCCGTCATTACCAGCATCGACGATCATTTTAAAATGTACAGTTGGGAAATCAAAGACAATCCACGGGTAGAAACAGAAGCGTATATGCCTGTTTTCTCCGACATCAGTCAGCGTATTGTGGTTTCATCCATTCCCGATTGGAATTATATCCGGAACTGGTATAACGACCTGAGCACCGTAAAACTCAAGGCCGATTTTGCCATCAAAGAAAAAGTAAAGGAATTACTGGCTGGCAAAGAAAACACCAGCGATCTTGTTAAAGCAAAGATCATCTACAATTATATCCAGGATAATTTCAATTACAGCGATGTGCCCTTCCTGCACAGCGCCCTCACGCCGCAACGGGCCAGCCGCACGCTAAGCAGTAAGCTGGGCGATTGCAAAGACCTTTCGGTGCTCTTTACCAGCATGGCCCGGGAAGCCGGTCTTCAATCGAACCTTGTGCTGGTACTCACCAGGGACCAAGGAGACAATGGCCTCGATCTTCCCATGATCGGGTTTAATCATTGTATTGCCCAGTTGCATTCGGGTGGAAAGAATTACCTGGTGGAGCTCACCAATAACCAACTGCCCTTTGCGGCCATGTCAACCAACCTGATCCATGCCAATGGACTGCCCATTGTGAAAGACAGCATTAGCCAGGTAAAGCTGGAAAAACTCGATACGCGCAACCGCAGCATCAACAGCGTTACCCGTGCCTGCACCATCCGGCTGAACGGCAGCAAAGCCGATATCACCCGCAGCAACAGCAGCACAGGAGCCGAAGCCAGCAGGATGAGGGGCAGCTACCGCCATCAAAGCAATGACGACAGGAACAAGCAACTGACCAGCTCGCTCAGCAACGAATTTGCCAAGAATATAATGCTGCAGCAATTGAGTTTCAGTAACCTCGACAATCTCTCCGATACGGTAAAAATGAATTATCATTTCTCGGTCGATAATTATACCAGCGAGGTAGCGGGCATGCAGATCTTCTCATTCCCCTGGGTAGATACTTATGGCTCCCTTGGTTTTGTATCCATGGAAAAAAGGCAATTCCCCATTGCTCTGTGGAGTGTGAGCAGCACACCTGCCGATAAGGAAGTGATCACTTTTATACTTCCTGCGGGTAAAAAGCTGATAGAAGCACCCAAAAATGTTAGCTACAGTTGCCCTGCACTCAATTATAGCCTGCATTTTGAAGTCAAGCCCGATAGGGTCATTGCTACAAGGGAAGTAAAATACCTGGCAGAAGAAGTCCCCACCAGTGAATTTGCAGCATTCAAAGAAGTGCTCAATAAAATGGTGGCGGCAGACAAAAAGCAGATCGCATTCAAATAAATCGATTATTTTTTCTATTTTTCCTATATG
Coding sequences within it:
- a CDS encoding type III pantothenate kinase encodes the protein MPTTLCFDFGNTRLKSAVFENDVIKEVVVLENDTPDAIRPLVEKYKPSRSILSSVIRHNVETETFLAAHTQFHKLGHHSQLPFTSPVGKPETIGADRLAICAAAVKLFPHQHNLAIGLGSCITYNYISPVHEFLGGSISPGLNMRFRAMHEQTALLPLVSPENRFPLIGYDTKTNILSGVILGMAKEIDGIIDAYALKYSNFNVLLTGGDMGFFVSHLKNRIFADPYLIFKGLYAISEYNSGQALPGSISNRNHPA
- a CDS encoding glycosyltransferase family 2 protein, which produces MNPAAELPLISVVMATYNGERFIGAQLNSILEQTYPNLELIIVDDGSTDGTANLLKQYAERFNNIRLFFNEQNIGYVRNFEKGMLLAAGDFLALSDQDDIWDKQKLSLLMQEIGDHPVVYCNSELIDYNGNLTGKKLSDIKRLGDFDDCLSFLVGNSAPGHAMIIRRSLVRASVPLAPMIPHDHWLGFVATLTGKIKFVDKVLVQYRQHNANVFGAAKVKAEGEPVPAKKKKPGKETELAQIRERMRLQYEKCPESLVNEKKMLADVMQSYQDFSLMNNFKRMILFFRYNRRILAYKRRNQLRRWLFCLKMFYKIK
- a CDS encoding glycosyltransferase family 1 protein: MHKIILDCERMKYPHTGLYHFCLQLGRSLLKETVEEAISFFMPRKCGPVFGSHAQYIYQHAVHKWILPATGRYNVWHATHQGSQYFPANRKIPIVLTVHDLNFLKGDFKSAAKRKTYLQALQHKIDRADHIAAISQFVLDDLYAHVRLNNKPATVIYNGCNINADILPAAPLVQPGSPFLFTIGTIVVKKNFHVLPALLVNNNNHLVIAGIVQNEAYKKEIIAAAQKAGVLSRVHFTGPVTEAEKYWYYQHCEAFVFPSLAEGFGLPVIEAMAFGKPVFLSTQTSLPEIGGEDAFYFNDFDPENMREVLQRGMTVYSTDMDLVERLKARAYSFNWQNTARKYIDIYRGLY
- the meaB gene encoding methylmalonyl Co-A mutase-associated GTPase MeaB, whose translation is MWEQFIKGVGQGDFKALARSISLVENAVSGYETFLSRLPSGKTAITGITGPPGAGKSTLVDALIGAWVAQGKKVGVLCVDPSSPFNLGALLGDRIRMSEWYQHPHVFIRSLASRGALGGLHPQMIEITALMQAAGFDEIIVETVGVGQSEIEVAGLADTTVVVVVPEAGDEVQTMKAGLMEIADVFVVNKSDRPDADLFVKNLKQMLAPAFQQRAWQVPVIKTIASQKEGIDTLMEAIVAHQHTARLLERKSWLFTERAYRLIQKHRMASIDKEEMKRSITRALEEPGFNLFTFVQQYL
- a CDS encoding glycosyl transferase; protein product: MKISGFTIIRNAVMNDYPIVEAIRSILPVVDEMIVLVGDSSDDTLGLMQSINDPKIRIHRSVWDSGLRSGGSVLAVETNKAFQLIDPESDWAFYIQGDEVVHEKYHPAIKEACIRYKDDKKVEGLLFKYLHFYGTYDYVGDSRKWYDHEVRIIRNDKKIAAYKDAQGFRVGERKLWVKPADAYIYHYGWVKSPEQMMKKQKEISQYWDSNANIRSVITSPDFYDFNEFDSLQRFSDTHPAVMKDRIARKNWQVELDITRKQFSLKDRFLYYFERITGIRLFDFRNYRLLK
- a CDS encoding type II toxin-antitoxin system HigB family toxin translates to MRVIAVKTLKAFYSKFPDAKQGLLSWYEEAELANWDHPNELKAVYCNASILNKKRVIFNICGNKYRLIVDVEYRLKIVFIVWVGTHKQYDKIDAQKIDYAKTNKK
- a CDS encoding LPS export ABC transporter periplasmic protein LptC, which gives rise to MINRRIHKKLITAAVITGCFFMFACENDVNEVRALGKRKPGVDEGSKIESYLSVGGHMRAKLTAPVMLSFQGDSARKAEFPKTLHVDFYNDSLVIESQLGAKYGRYLEGESKVFLKDSVVAFNIKGDTLFAKELYWDQSLGQFHTDKEVTISQRTPRQKLIGLKGIRCNQDLSNITLFDLKPGSFFIVPDSTSTAKDTSKTVIK
- a CDS encoding aldo/keto reductase → MEYRRMGKTGLQLSILSYGSWVTFHKQINDGIADELMGLAYDAGINFFDNAEAYALGESEQMMGRVLKKKNWDRTSYTLSSKAYFGWRGKQNKPNQTGLSRKHLVEACHEALQRLQTDYLDIYFCHRPDPAVPIEEVVWTMHNLIQQGKVLYWGTSQWSGAEIMEAHRAAQQYHLIAPTVEQPQYNMFERFKMEQDYLPVFRNVGLGTTIWSPLAAGFLTGKYNNGIPEGSRLALEGFDWLKDRWVQEAKIEKAKQLLLLANELGVSLASLAIAWTIHNPHVTTAILGATKASQLEENLKALDALPLLTAEVMERIEKILQNKPVMDLS
- a CDS encoding type II toxin-antitoxin system HigA family antitoxin, producing MLKPIKNERQYEDALARTYALLQKELKANSKESDELEILSILIKSYENEHHAMPTPNPLEAIKFRLEQLGMSEAQLSEVLGYRSRKSEILSGKRKLSLAMIRKLNEALHIPAEVLIQAY